A region of the Pricia mediterranea genome:
TTTTATGTTTCCGGTTCAGGGTTCGGATTGGATAGTGGCCTCAAATGCGAACTTAAAGCGCCTGATTTCGCAGTTAAATAGGCTACGAGATCGTTTCTATGTCATATTTGCTGTTTTAGGGCTTATCATCATTCCCGCCTTTGTGATTACCGTTCGGTTTATTGGCAGTAAATATGAGAATCGACTTGAACTACAAAAACAAAAGCTGGAAGATGAAGTACTCAATTTTTCAAAACTGAACCGCGCCTTGGACGAATACCAGCAAAAGGTGAACGAAGATGCCGCGGTCTCGGAAGCGAAAAAGAGAATTCTGACCCACCGCCATAACGAGTTGTTATCCATTCCTACAGAAGATATTGCCCATATTTATACTGAAAACACCGTTACCTATGTGGTTTGCTTCGATAGTTCACGGTCAACGACCAATGCAAGTCTTGATGAATTGTATTCCCAGTTGGATGAAAATTATTTTTTTAGGGCCAACCGTCAATACATCATCGCAATATCTAGTATTGAAAAAATTGTGAAGTACGGAAACAACCAGCTTAAACTCTTGACTTTCCCAGAAACCAAAACCTCCATTTTGATAAGTAAAAATCGAGCTGCTGAATTCAAAAATTGGTTGAATCTCTGAATTTCAATTAAAATCAAAAAGTAGCCCATTAGAAATCTAACCAAAAGCTCCGGAAGGATTTTGAAAGACGTTTACGTGATTTCGGTAATTCTGATGTCGAACATCCGTACGGTACGTTTTGGGCATGGTGCTAGGGCTAAGTCGCAGTATTGGGACGACAACTTTCTTGAGGTTCAACGATAGCGTAGCACATTATTGTTCCTTGCTGTCCAAGATACTCTCGATCAAGGCACCATCCTCGGCCCCGTGGTTTTTATCCCCTTCCATATCCATGATCAGGTTTGCGATCAGGGCCGTCCATCCGGTCTGGTGCGAGGCTCCCAGTCCTTTGCCAGTGTCCCCGTCAAAGAACTCATAGAAGAGATGCTCGTTTTTGAAATCTGCATCCTCTGAGAAATTTTTGCCCTTGGTATCGGCATGGTAATGGAACTTCCCTTTTTTATCCCTTTCAAAAAGCCCCATCAAACGCTTTGTCAACGCATTGGCAATTTCGCGAAGGTTCATCTTGATGCCAGATCCAGTGGGGAATTCATAGACATATTCCGGTCCGTAGTAGGTGTAATACTTGCGTAGGGACTGA
Encoded here:
- a CDS encoding LytR/AlgR family response regulator transcription factor, whose product is MRKDKLYFLTFISVTIIYVVVALIAIRFALRSSSLELVTTQLEIGKKEARSMAILVGHELSGGVVKDSVISHFQASIDHTDQESIFISILDWSGRIVCHPDVKQVGQKIGSNESFVSSVADDLSADEFYNLLMQRKNNRPENTGGQAAVSSDVFFMFPVQGSDWIVASNANLKRLISQLNRLRDRFYVIFAVLGLIIIPAFVITVRFIGSKYENRLELQKQKLEDEVLNFSKLNRALDEYQQKVNEDAAVSEAKKRILTHRHNELLSIPTEDIAHIYTENTVTYVVCFDSSRSTTNASLDELYSQLDENYFFRANRQYIIAISSIEKIVKYGNNQLKLLTFPETKTSILISKNRAAEFKNWLNL